The following is a genomic window from Parabacteroides johnsonii DSM 18315.
CATCGGCCGGCACCATAAACAGGAGTAACGAATTGCGTTCGATATGGCGCAAGAAGCGTAATCCCAACCCTTTACCTTCACTGGCACCTTCGATAATGCCAGGGATATCGGCCATAACGAACGAACGGTTGTCACGATAGCTTACTATCCCCAGATTCGGTTCGAGCGTCGTGAACGGATAATTGGCAATCTTCGGTTTGGCAGCCGAAACAACCGACAACAACGTCGACTTTCCTGCATTCGGGAAACCGACCAGACCGACATCGGCCAGCAGTTTCAATTGCAAGATCACCATACGTTCCTGCGCCGGTTCGCCGGGTTGTGCATAACGGGGAGCCTGATTGGTCGACGTCTTGAAGTGGCAGTTACCCAATCCTCCACGCCCGCCTTTCAATAACATTACCTGCTGACCGTCCTCGGTCACATCACAGATAAACTCACCCGTATCGGCATCATACACGACTGTTCCGCAAGGGACTTCTATCACACGATCTTCACCGTCTTTCCCAAAACTGCGTTTAGCACCGCCGCCTTCACCATTTGTCGCCATGATATGACGTTCATACTTCAGATGAAGAAGCGTCCAGTAATTCCGGTTTCCACGAAGATACACATGGCCTCCTCGCCCTCCATCGCCTCCGTCGGGACCTCCTTTCGGAATGTATTTCTCGCGGCGAAAGTGAGAAGACCCTCTCCCGCCCTTACCTGAGCGGCAATAGATCTTTACATAATCTACAAAGTTTGATTCAGCCACTTTTACTTTTTAATTTATGATTTATGATTTATGATTTATGATTCATAGCGACAAAGGATATAAATCACAAATCATAAATCATAAATCCCATTCATAAATCTATTACAAATTATTTACCGCTTCTTTGATACGTCCGAAAATTTCTTCGATTGTCCCCATACCTTTGATGGCAACATGTTTACCTTCACCGATATAGTAATCAGCCAAAGGAGCAGTCTGTTTGTGATAAACATCCAGTCTTGACTTGATTGTTTCCAGATTATCATCCGAACGGCCTGAGACCTTACCACGTTCCAACAGACGGTTGATCAGTTCTTCTTCTTCTACCTGAAGGTTCAGCATAACGGATACATCGGTTCCACGTTTGTTCAACATTTCTTTCAGTGCTTTTGCCTGCGGGATCGTACGGGGGAAACCGTCGAAGATGACACCTTTGGAGTTCACCTTGCTGTCCAAAACCTTAGCCAGCATGTCAACAATCAACTCATCCGGAACCAGTTGTCCTTTTTCGATATAATCTTTAGCAATCTTACCCAGCTCTGTCTCGTTCTTCATTTCAGAACGCAAAACATCACCTGTAGAGATATGGTCCAAACCATATTCTTTAATAATCAATTCGCTCTGTGTTCCCTTTCCTGAACCGGGAGCACCAAAAATAACAATGTTCAACATAAAAAGTAAACTTTTTAAATTGACAATTGACAATTGGCAATTGACAATTACTCGCCAACTATCCAACCATCCATCGCCTCTTATTATACATTAATCTAATAAATTTCCTCCTCTTCCCAAATTATCAATTATCTTATAGATATCCCGATAGCCCCGTCCCTGTTCATCATAATCCAGTCCGTAACCGACAATAAAGTCACTCGGAATCCGGATGCCGATATAATCAGGTTTCAGATCGCACTTCAACGAATCAGGCTTGAACAGCATAGTCGCCAACTTAACATCGGCCGCCCCGTCCTTGCGAAGCTTATCCATAACATACTGCATCGTAAAGCCGGTATCGATGATATCCTCGATCAAGATCAAAGTCCTCCCTTTCACATCGGCCTGTACTGGCATAATCTCACGAACTACACCGGTCGTACTGGTCCCCTTGTAGGATGAATAGCGGGCAAAAGTGATTTCATACGGCTCGTTCAACTGGCGCATCAACTCCGCAGTGAACATGAAAGCTCCGTTCAGAATCCCTACGAATAACGGATGTGTGCCTTCCACATCGGCACGAATACGTTCCGCCACTTTTGCTATCGCTTCTTTTATCTCCTCTTCCGGGATAAAGAGTTCAAATTCTTTGTCTTTTAATCGGATTCTATCCATATTCCGTCTGATTTTCGAGGGGACAAATGTACAACTTTTTCGGGTAAGCACAAACAATGTGATCGATCAGGAGTCCTTTAATTTGTAAAATATAAAGACCGGATTGCTTTCTTCCCCTAAGTTTTTCAATTGTTCAGGGATTAAAATCGAACGGATATTCTTATAATAATCAAGCTCTGCCGATGTTATGACCTGTACCAGGTCATTCCCTGTCATATTTCCCCAGACCGGGAATCCCTGGTAGCTTCTTGTCCCTAAAAGACCATGCTGCAAAGTCGTAGCCGCCAATTCCTTGAGTGAAGCAGGTTGTTCGCATTTTTCCACCAACGCTTCACCGGTGTTCTTATCTACCGAAGCGACATAATGCCCGTCGTTATTCCTCAGGCGGAAATAATATCGACGGGGTGTTTCAAAGAGATCGGAAACAAAGTAATCTTTGCCATTTCCAAAGTTTTTCAGGCTATTAAAATTCGTCACATCGAGCGAATTGATCATTTCCTCATCCGAGTTACGCAAACTCAGGACACAAGCGGGCGAAATCTTATCGTCCGACAGCCTGAACACGGTATCGTTACTACCGGTTTTGAACAACACAGATTGCTGCCGACCGGAATAGCCTGCTGCGATCCGAACCGTCAAACCTGACTTATCACTTGAAACCAAAGGAGATGAAAAATCATTCTTCATCGTAATCGTATCTCCCTTTTCCGTAAAAAGACCGATACCGAAACTACCGTTCTGGAAAGGTACATAAGGCATAGATACGGCCGCCAAGTGTCCCTGACCGAGCTTATACTGGAAAATAATCTGATAATCATGAGTGAAATGCTGCACAGGTTCGCCGTCCAACGTATAGACCTCTACCCGATCCGTACTGAATAAATAGAGACGATCGTTCTTTTCATCCGCCTGCATACTGGCAACGAAACCGCTAAACTCTCCAGGTCCCTGCCCGAACGGAATCAATGTCTTTATAAAATGCCCCTGCCTGTCGAACAAAACAATCCGCTGCTCCTTTACCGGGAGAACATAAATATATTTATCCGTAACGGCATAATTCGCTACCCCATCTATTAAAGATGCATCATCGGAAGTTACTTCTAACGGAACATAATCAACGCTTTCTATTTCATCACTCAATTTCAAACTCTTCGGATTCTCGAGCCCAGCCCTTATATCCGCTACCGGACAGTTCGAAGGATCGGATTTCGGTGAACTGCAAGCTATCAGCAAAAAAAGTACCCAACTTAAATTTAGTCTCTTCATTATCTTATTTTATTAATGTTTCCATTCATTTTCTACTTTCTGTCAAAATATTGCCATCTATCATACGGATCAGCCGGCCTGCCATCCGGGCATTTTCCTCGGAGTGGGTAACCATCACGACGGTCGTCCCTTTACGATTCAGCTCCGTTAGAAGATTCATCACGTCATTGCCATTGACGGAATCCAGATTTCCGGTCGGCTCGTCCGCCAGGACGATATGCGGATTCGTGACGATGGCACGGGCAATCGCCACACGTTGTTGCTGACCGCCGGATAATTGTTGCGGGAAATGTTCCGAGCGGTGAGCGATCTGCATCCGGTCGAGAGCCGCATTCACCCTTTCCACCCGTTCCTTGACCGAAACACCTGCATACAGCAAAGGAGGTTCCACATTCTCAAAGACCGTCAATTCGTCTATCAGGTTAAAACTCTGAAAAACAAAACCGATATTTCCGTTCCGCAAGTCCGTACGGCTATTTTCCGTATATTGGGAAACTTCCTGTCCGAGAAACCACAGCTCGCCGTCCGTCGGGTTATCCAACAGTCCCAAGAGATTCAGCAAAGTCGATTTTCCACAACCGGAAGGCCCCATGATTGCCAGGAACTCCCCTTCGTTTATTTCCAGATTAATGCCATTCAAGGCTGTCGTCTCCACACTTTCCGTACGGAACACTTTTGTCAGACTAATTGCTTTTATCATAATCATCTGTTTTTATTCCATGCTTGTCATTTCATTCACTCATAGCGCAATGATGTCACCGGATTGCGGGAGGCGGCACGCCCAACCTGGACAATGACCGTCAACATCGTAATCAGCAAGATGACACAGCCAGCCAGCGGAAACAACCACCAACTGATCGTTGTCTGATAAGCAAAGTTACTTATCCAG
Proteins encoded in this region:
- the obgE gene encoding GTPase ObgE, whose amino-acid sequence is MAESNFVDYVKIYCRSGKGGRGSSHFRREKYIPKGGPDGGDGGRGGHVYLRGNRNYWTLLHLKYERHIMATNGEGGGAKRSFGKDGEDRVIEVPCGTVVYDADTGEFICDVTEDGQQVMLLKGGRGGLGNCHFKTSTNQAPRYAQPGEPAQERMVILQLKLLADVGLVGFPNAGKSTLLSVVSAAKPKIANYPFTTLEPNLGIVSYRDNRSFVMADIPGIIEGASEGKGLGLRFLRHIERNSLLLFMVPADADDIKKEYEILLGELVKYNPDLQGKSRVLAITKSDMLDEELIEALSEDLPEGVPYVFISSVTGMGITELKDLLWKELNKETFHEVECIVHKNIDVSALSLDDDFVIPLEEDDPDDDEEYEEYEDWDDAEDDDISK
- a CDS encoding adenylate kinase; the protein is MLNIVIFGAPGSGKGTQSELIIKEYGLDHISTGDVLRSEMKNETELGKIAKDYIEKGQLVPDELIVDMLAKVLDSKVNSKGVIFDGFPRTIPQAKALKEMLNKRGTDVSVMLNLQVEEEELINRLLERGKVSGRSDDNLETIKSRLDVYHKQTAPLADYYIGEGKHVAIKGMGTIEEIFGRIKEAVNNL
- the hpt gene encoding hypoxanthine phosphoribosyltransferase codes for the protein MDRIRLKDKEFELFIPEEEIKEAIAKVAERIRADVEGTHPLFVGILNGAFMFTAELMRQLNEPYEITFARYSSYKGTSTTGVVREIMPVQADVKGRTLILIEDIIDTGFTMQYVMDKLRKDGAADVKLATMLFKPDSLKCDLKPDYIGIRIPSDFIVGYGLDYDEQGRGYRDIYKIIDNLGRGGNLLD
- a CDS encoding 6-bladed beta-propeller, with translation MKRLNLSWVLFLLIACSSPKSDPSNCPVADIRAGLENPKSLKLSDEIESVDYVPLEVTSDDASLIDGVANYAVTDKYIYVLPVKEQRIVLFDRQGHFIKTLIPFGQGPGEFSGFVASMQADEKNDRLYLFSTDRVEVYTLDGEPVQHFTHDYQIIFQYKLGQGHLAAVSMPYVPFQNGSFGIGLFTEKGDTITMKNDFSSPLVSSDKSGLTVRIAAGYSGRQQSVLFKTGSNDTVFRLSDDKISPACVLSLRNSDEEMINSLDVTNFNSLKNFGNGKDYFVSDLFETPRRYYFRLRNNDGHYVASVDKNTGEALVEKCEQPASLKELAATTLQHGLLGTRSYQGFPVWGNMTGNDLVQVITSAELDYYKNIRSILIPEQLKNLGEESNPVFIFYKLKDS
- a CDS encoding ABC transporter ATP-binding protein; the protein is MIKAISLTKVFRTESVETTALNGINLEINEGEFLAIMGPSGCGKSTLLNLLGLLDNPTDGELWFLGQEVSQYTENSRTDLRNGNIGFVFQSFNLIDELTVFENVEPPLLYAGVSVKERVERVNAALDRMQIAHRSEHFPQQLSGGQQQRVAIARAIVTNPHIVLADEPTGNLDSVNGNDVMNLLTELNRKGTTVVMVTHSEENARMAGRLIRMIDGNILTESRK